The segment tttatttttatactttttaaaatattgttgcaCCAGCGAACCACTTAGAACTGGTTTAATATGTTAGTGTTATGAAAGAAAGACAAGGTTTCTTCCACCCAAAAtgaaaaagagaaacagaacAAGAAAGACATCATCACCCTTGACAGACCAGCAAGATGAGAAACAGTAGATGCTCTTTAGGGTGGTCTGAACTGGAAGGTGTGAAACAGTGAATGGGCTGTTCCTAAGGAGTGGAAGACACTTCTGATGTGTTGGGAGGGCAACCATTTCTGGGTTAACCTCAGAGTGACAGATTTGTTACCTTGTTACAGAAAACTGAAGACCAAGACAGATGTTTATGTTTGTAGTGTCCACTCATTCacagttttcatttttaataataaacatcCTTCAACTAACCTTGGcccttttttattataaatgtaaCAACTAGTAcctcatttttttcttattctctTAAGACTAAGTAGAATTGATACTATAAGACAAAGAATATTTGatattaatttttcaaaaatttaaacgtAAATAAAAATGGTTGTGCACGTCAGAGCAATGAATACTGTGTTGTACATTACACAGGATTATAGAAACACACCTGTTGTCTATTCTATGTACACCATCATGATAAGCCAGCCCTCTGCTGGTGTTTCTCATGCCATGACATGCATTGTCCAAGTGTTCAGCCACGAATTTGTCGATAGAATCCTTCTCCAGTTCATGTTGGGATGCTCTGTTTAAGCTGAAATTACAAAGATTGTGTCAAACATTTGTTTAGTTCAATATATTCTATTCAAAtttcaatactttttaattatattttgataAACTTAATTTTTGAGAATATATTTTCAGTAAATAGTCTGCCTAATAGTTATTGGGGCAATAATAAGTTTTCATGTTCCATGTACAGAAGAATGTCATGAGGTCAGCACAACAAAGAACTctctaataattaatatatatcaGTGTTGAGTGGATGTCCTTTTATAAAAGTGTTAAACCTTACAGAAATTCTACCTTGGGTAGCCAAATTTATCCACCTTACCTGTTAAAAAGAAAGCCTAGTTGTTaagaatatatttacaaatagtACATTGAACATTCCTTAAAATCTACCTTCATCTACTAGTAGACTtcttttttcagaaataatgtaatcataaaacatttattttgtattactgCACTTTTATTCCTATAGTAAATATAgatctgtttctgtttttttttaatcagccaatatatatatataattgtttatGTTTAACATATATTACCTTAATTGAACATTGGCTTTGTCAACCAATCCCCTCATCTTATCTTGACATCTCTTAATGACATCCACTTCCTGAAGATAAAGGAGACTCTTTTTTGTATgacatattaaaatattaacattaaacCTTATTTCAGAAAGGAAATCACTTACAATAGGAAAAACAAAGGGAGTATTTAGTATTTATACTTACTCTTATTAGAGCCTTCTCAGGATTGTCATGCACTAGGTCAATAGACTGTCTCTTCTCTCTGTGGTACAGACATTCTTGTGCAAGGTGTAATGGGTTTTCTGTCTCTGCCAGAAATTTCTCCAAAACTCTCTTTgcctaataaaaaattatacatttctaaaatgttgaattaaataaactaaaaatactaaATACCTAATTCTAAACAGGTATGCAAACCCTTACATAATCAATATAGGGCCTATTCAATTtgaaaacattcaaatatataatgattacattgaaatgCAGCCATAATTTATTCAAAAATATGCTATGCAGAAAAGAAATTACAGTCTGGTTTAATTGTATATCAACCAAAAGAAACTTTCGTTCAAAATGTTTCAATTCTCAACATGTTCTATCTTTTTGAAACATTTGATGAAAAGAACACTAGTCAAGTAGTCTACCTCTTGGAGTTGATTTGTCTCACTGATCATGTTGTCAGTTTCAAGGTTCAGCTCATTCTTCCAAAAGTTGATGTCACCAATTCTTTCACCCAATCGTTTCCCAACATCATTTTGTGTGCGCTTGGTTTTGTCATCTGCTTCTCTGAAATCATTCCATCAAAgtcatattttaattaagtGACTCATTTTAACACTTTTATGAtcaatttgttatttttaagtAACCAAAATTATGTAGTAAGTTACTGACCTACAAAGTCGTACAGTATCTAAGCGTAGCCGTTCAGCTCCACTACGTACTCTGTCAGATGCTAAGTAATTGCCTTGATTTGAGGCCATCCAGTCATTAGGTGTAAACCTTGTATAAAGGGCATTTCTGGCTGAAGCAAACACTGGGGGTACTTTCAATGCATCCAATTCAGACAACTGGGTTTTTTGGGAAAATGGATCTGGCATACTGCGAGTTAGGGGAATTGTTGGATTAGTCTGTTGAATATAAATATGAAAGTTTTCATGCTAACCATATAATcgacattaaaagaaaaatcaaattattgaaTATAAAGCTGAACTATTTTTGTAAAAAGCAGTTGTTTAAACTAAACTATAAGTACTGCTTTACAATAGTAGGTGAAGTATGTTACAACTtgaatcaactataaataaaaatatgatacagaaacaaaactacaaaaatttcaatcatttagaaacaaaactacaaaaatttcaatCATTTATCAGTATTTTACAATGCCCAAAAATCCTATGTTTGTCAGAATgtgtcaaatttttttaatacactAAGCCAATATTCTTCACTAAACATTAAGAAGGACAGGAAACTCTTCAATCTAATGCATTTGATAAAAGCTTCAAACTAGTACAAGAAAAATATGTCACCTTTGTGGACTGATAGTATGCACTTGGCCTccatggtaatgttgtgagtgatCTTCGTAAAGGTGATGGCGCTGGATAGGTGTCAGTGGTTTTGGAAACATTCTGTAAGTTTCCAATAGTAGGCAACTGAGGATATTGTGTAAATTGTCTGGGCCCAGTAAGATATGTTGCAGTCTGAGTCTGACCCAGATATTCCATTGCTAAAGATTTTGAACAgggaaatagtttttaaaaaaattacaaaaaaatagttCTATGTAAATGTTGGTCTGAGATGTAAATAGGTAAAGTTTAATGCTACTTTAGAGTTAATAACAATAGGTTATCAAAAGTCGAATTTAGCAACATAACAAGCATGTTtgctaaataattatttaattaaaagagATAAAATATAATAGCCTACAAGTATGCAAATaccaatataaatatatttttaaaattaaatgttaacTAAAATAGCTTGGAGCTTATTCTACATGATTAAGTGATGTTCATTATGGAGTGTTGGGGTTCTGCTTAATTATCAGAAaaatttttacatgtttttaaaagcattataaGTTAAATTACAATATCACATATTCTATAtgtagatttctagatctacatctagttagcattttaaataaatgtatttgtattagCACATATGATGCAAATctaatattttaatgaaaatttacataaattaagGTTCCTTATTTAATTGGTCAATTCCTTATTtccacatttgtttttaaattagatattaaaataaatatatatatatatgaaaaataaTAGACTGAAATGGATTTGAGATCTACAGATATGtcatagatatataatatatgtatctttattttataattaagttATAAATTACATCATTATAATGATCATTaccatttttgtttattctgtCAGCAAAGATGATAAAGCCAATAAAgggtatttatttataataggcccctacatatatatttttttattagaccCAGGTCCATGGGTTTAATCTATATATATcatcatattatatataaaagtgtatcttattattatatacttaTAGAAAGTTATATGCCTACTAAATATTATTGTCTAGGTCTACTAGGCTCATTAAGAGTCATTATACTTATACCATTCatcgcacttctatctatcaaaagatttccactacttgcaccacacattggcctttgatgataagttatcagcggcacggttataattattctaatcgcacttctatctatcaaaagattcccactatttgcactacaccttggcctttaaTCATTACGCTATAAATAAGTACACATCCagatttaccatataatattagatttctcattaagaatacaaagtggaagaggaaacactataaacgcattagtaattatgtcataaaatgtaaaaaagaaagcattctacataatcatatttatatataaaatatttaattggggatgaaatgacagggggatgagtgaccgggggatgaagtgaccaggggatgaaatgaccaggggatgaaatgaccggggatgaagtgaccggggatgaaatgaccgaggatgaagtgaccagggatgaagtgaccgggaaccattattatgatggtcatgattatGATAAGCCGAGTCAGcagaaataatataattataaatctaTAGATTTGACTACATGTATTTCTGCACTAGTATTACATGatctaattatataataattataattatagtatgtagatctatattagtttaaaaaaaaatactatttattattctttataatgatatataaaataaactagatctaataaacctATGTATAAGTATacatagatttgatagatcttataatcttatttatactttaataatatatagTATAGTGATAGTCACAAtattatagtagatctagtgaAGTAGTGTAAAATCAAGATCTAGCCTAGAGATTTctacatttctagatctaaatataataagagatctagatctataataatctagatctatatactatatctagctCCATATTCTAATTACTAATATTATTATGATATATTATAATTACACGcatagttatagttatagtatAGATTGTGATCACTTGAATTAAGTGAAATACTAAAATGAGAAAATTTTAAGACCGAAGAcagatttataatttaataaatttactaGATCTTATGACTataattaatctagatctatattgtatatttctaaatataataatcaattattattataattataatctatttattctattatTCTATTATATTCATATTCAATTTAGTGAACATACTTTTCTTTATAATAAAATCATTCCTAGCTTAACTAATTGATGTGTTTATAACAATGTGTCGTACCTTTTTAAATGTAGaactatttaatttaaatatcctATAGTTTTCAGTTGGTATCAGTTACCTAACTGATGTGATGGGGGACTTCACTTGTCGCGTTGCTAAGGAAGCCTTACCTAAGAAACGGGTGCGCGGACACCTTTAATTAAACGTCCGGTAAGTCGCGTTCACACCTGGCAACCGAGACGCACAGCACAGTTAGCTGCTAGCACGCCAGAGGTTGTTAGCAAAAGTTGACCTGTAAACGGCGTCTGTTGGGTGAcgtgctcaaaaaaaaaatggccagcatttataaaatatttatgaccTGTGGTAGACTCTGCTTACTCAGGCACGCAAGGAAAATCGTTAAGcaaagataaatttaaatattttacacaaGCCTATATGCCTACTATAATTCTATCATAAACTAGAACAGACGCAAAATATTACCGTGAGattaataacaaatgaatattcacatttgaataAACTCAATAAAGTAACACCATtagaatatattaaaataacataCATAACAGAAGACTTCGGTATATCACAATTATACTAGTAGTAACAAtgatgcataaaacactgacccataaattacaaatacaaaaaacacaacctaataaaatacactAAACATGTTAATTAGATCCatgtattctttaaaaaatagagtaagtttcttttttgcCCCTGCAACAGTAAACctttttattaagaaaaaacaacaacacagagTTGTCCAAATGTTACAACAgtaatcagtggcgtcactagggtcggtgtcacccggtgcaaTAAGTTTAGGGTGCCCCCCCCCCGCTTTTAATTTTCATCGATTTttgcaaaaatatataattagtcAATTCTATTTGAAAATCCCATTGTATATGACATTTTCTCAATACTTTgcctattttaaaatgtatatttattaaaatcacctaACTATGTTTCCTCTGTTATACTTTTAGACGGAAAAGGTATAACATTTtgctatgttattaaaaattttactaCCATCTAAAGGGGAGGAATGTAATTTTGCCACTACCTTAGTCATCTATtagtttcaaaggttgtcatggccaggggtgtcaatggggttaagctcccattgtctataaagtactcctaatggcatgcgtctcaaatagcctctgacaactaagtccagcacctggcctgctcgtgtggcttagatattaagcccggcgaaactgctcttactaacaggtgaaggggtgaaggcggatacctggcgccacaaaaccgggagcttcgggcagatggagctcgtcagcctagtaaggcagttcatctaggagaggggtactctgacttcaaacccccgctgccttgcggtactgaggcttcaggagacaacctcgaggagaaatcaggagtgaagccccttaggcgttgggagtatcagctatgaaattccctccggcagcttctgcaactgagttggtgccaaatgtaatgcgatgcgttcctttggatcacatcagcaaggtcgagagagggatcatgacgcatgggccacccatgacccctttatccaaggcccaggaatgcgccccggagaggaaactctggtgctgctgcaaagcggctaaaacaacacgggagacaacagttacgggttataagtccaacttgattggcgtaatgtatggacgccacgggttgtctctgacggtgggagaggtcttcgcgcctcactgatcagctaccgcccgcctcaacctgggcagcccccagtcagttaggtgctgatccgccacagcctgcctgctctaatgggtgcttagagcttagtttaaaacgacaagtaggctggaaacttgcaccaagcaacaaaagaagaaaacttaaactgaaaaagaaaatccctgtcatgcgactggccacttggaatgtcaggacaatgtgtcctggtctcactgatgatctaaggcagatcgatgatgcaaggaagacggcagttataaacaacgagctaaaaaggctacatattgacattgcagccctgcaagaaacccgactggccgaaaacggcatgctccgcgagactgactacactttcttttggaaagggaaagcacaggatgagactcgaatacatggtgtgggctttgctgtcaagaacagtcttcttcccatgatagtccctccagttggtggctcggaacggctactaagcataagtatgatgacagcatctggaaaagtcactctaattagtgcctatgcccccacactatgctcgcctcaggaggacaaagacaagttctatgaagacctcaaagaagccattgcaaacattcctcaaaaagaacatatgatccttctaggtgacttcaatgccagagtaggatcagatcacactacctggccagactgtcttgggctttttggaatcggaaagatgaatgagaacggacaaagactgcttgaattctgcacataccataagctctgcattaccaacacatacttcagaacaaaaccacagcactgtgtctcatggaggcaccctaggtctgggcactggcaccagctggatatgatactgacacgaaaaaaggacattggaaatatactgctgacacgtagctaccaaagcgcggattgtgatactgatcatactttagtgtcatgccggacaagactgctgccaactaagatccacacttcacagggaaaaagaaaatcacgcctgaatactactagcacaaaaaatcctgatctttgcaccgaatttgagaacaaattagaggaagcttttaaaaacttctctgtgactgaggtagaaaaaagctggacgtttatgcgtgatacaatctaccaaacatcatcactggtctttggaaacaaaaccaagaaaagcgaagactggtttgaagctagtctaccagaaatggaaactgccactacgaacaagagagcagccatgctaatctacaagaaggatcccaccccaagcaacttaaaaaggctcagagctgcacgtaacaatgcccaaagagtagcgagacaatgtgctaacaaatactggcaggagctatgcgaagatattcaatcttgtgccgactgtggtaacataagaggactatatgagggcttgagaaaagcctttggacctcacaccagcaagtgtgctccgctcaagtcaaaagatggctcaatcatcagcgatcgtgcgctgcaaatggaacgatgggtagaacactatgcagaactctaccagattgaaaacgccatctcaccaaatgctgtttccaacttcccatcacttccagttttgacggaattagacgaaacgccctcagtaaaggagctgagcattgccattgacatgcttgcacatgggaaaacacccggaggagatggcattcctgctgaagtaattcaggctggaaaacatgccctaatcaaaccactccatgaactgctaagcttgtgctgggaacaaggaatggtcccccaggaattgaaagactccaacattgttacaatttataaaaataaaggcgaccgctctgattgtaacaattacagaggcatctcactgcttagcatagtcggaaaggcttttgctagagtgttactaaagcgattacagatcctggcagatcgtgtttatccagagtcgcagtgtggctttagggcaggaagatctacaacagatatgattttctctctgcggcagctacaggagaagagcagagaacaaaagcagcccctcttcatagcttttattg is part of the Biomphalaria glabrata chromosome 2, xgBioGlab47.1, whole genome shotgun sequence genome and harbors:
- the LOC106078627 gene encoding tektin-3-like, whose protein sequence is MEYLGQTQTATYLTGPRQFTQYPQLPTIGNLQNVSKTTDTYPAPSPLRRSLTTLPWRPSAYYQSTKTNPTIPLTRSMPDPFSQKTQLSELDALKVPPVFASARNALYTRFTPNDWMASNQGNYLASDRVRSGAERLRLDTVRLCREADDKTKRTQNDVGKRLGERIGDINFWKNELNLETDNMISETNQLQEAKRVLEKFLAETENPLHLAQECLYHREKRQSIDLVHDNPEKALIREVDVIKRCQDKMRGLVDKANVQLSLNRASQHELEKDSIDKFVAEHLDNACHGMRNTSRGLAYHDGVHRIDNSLSVPETWAKFSNNNIQRSQAERAASKNMRNEIESVINACNNEMWQEWNAVNVALNQRAQETTDARNKIQTHLSKVLQEVFEMEKNIELLKKAIQDKEAPMQVAQTRLDTRLRRPNVELCRDPVQHRLVEEVYEITDTVDSLQQKLREAENALQALLRTKAALEQDLSIKNNSLFIDRDKCLAMRKTFPMAPRVVSL